From Astyanax mexicanus isolate ESR-SI-001 chromosome 11, AstMex3_surface, whole genome shotgun sequence, the proteins below share one genomic window:
- the tex30 gene encoding testis-expressed protein 30 isoform X2: MKMVAVSEEKVKIPFGAKVLDGILTIPEVNSVKTGVVLTHGAGGDMNLKALQSLASCTATSGILCLRFTCKGLNLTYRDYLKTLERFSLSHVFLAGRSMGARAAVALGRQLSAVDEDAVQGLVCVSFPLHPPGQTHTQVKRSEDLRALCHVPVLFVSGTADNMCEQKLLENVLKQMKSPSSVHWVEEANHGLAVKGRNEESVLEEVNSQIITWIQKHV, translated from the exons ATGAAGATGGTGGCAGTTAGTGAG gAAAAAGTAAAAATTCCATTTGGAGCTAAGGTTCTAGATGGTATTCTGACAATTCCTGAGGTAAACAGCGTGAAGACAGGAGTTGTTCTCACACATGGAGCTGGAGGGGACATGAATCTGAAGGCCCTGCAGTCTCTGGCCAGCTGCACGGCCACCTCCGGGATCCTGTGTCTCCGGTTCACCTGTAAAGGTCTGAACCTCACCTACAGG GATTATCTGAAAACTCTGGAGAGATTCTCGCTGAGTCATGTGTTCCTGGCGG GTCGTTCCATGGGTGCACGAGCTGCCGTGGCTTTGGGAAGACAGCTGAGTGCCGTGGACGAGGATGCTGTGCAAGGCCTGGTGTGTGTCTCCTTCCCTCTGCATCCTCCTGGACAAACTCATACACAGGTTAAGAGAAGTGAAGACCTCAGAGCGTTGTGTCACGTCCCGGTGCTATTCGTATCTGGAACTGCTGACAATATGTGTGAGCAG AAACTTCTGGAAAATGTTTTGAAGCAGATGAAGAGCCCCAGCTCTGTGCACTGGGTGGAGGAGGCCAATCACGGCCTGGCAGTAAAGGGAAGGAACGAGGAGTCTGTGCTGGAGGAGGTCAACTCCCAGATCATCACATGGATACAGAAGCATGTCTGA
- the tex30 gene encoding testis-expressed protein 30 isoform X1 translates to MKMVAVSEEKVKIPFGAKVLDGILTIPEVNSVKTGVVLTHGAGGDMNLKALQSLASCTATSGILCLRFTCKGLNLTYRVRAFQAAVDYLKTLERFSLSHVFLAGRSMGARAAVALGRQLSAVDEDAVQGLVCVSFPLHPPGQTHTQVKRSEDLRALCHVPVLFVSGTADNMCEQKLLENVLKQMKSPSSVHWVEEANHGLAVKGRNEESVLEEVNSQIITWIQKHV, encoded by the exons ATGAAGATGGTGGCAGTTAGTGAG gAAAAAGTAAAAATTCCATTTGGAGCTAAGGTTCTAGATGGTATTCTGACAATTCCTGAGGTAAACAGCGTGAAGACAGGAGTTGTTCTCACACATGGAGCTGGAGGGGACATGAATCTGAAGGCCCTGCAGTCTCTGGCCAGCTGCACGGCCACCTCCGGGATCCTGTGTCTCCGGTTCACCTGTAAAGGTCTGAACCTCACCTACAGGGTCCGGGCATTCCAGGCAGCGGTA GATTATCTGAAAACTCTGGAGAGATTCTCGCTGAGTCATGTGTTCCTGGCGG GTCGTTCCATGGGTGCACGAGCTGCCGTGGCTTTGGGAAGACAGCTGAGTGCCGTGGACGAGGATGCTGTGCAAGGCCTGGTGTGTGTCTCCTTCCCTCTGCATCCTCCTGGACAAACTCATACACAGGTTAAGAGAAGTGAAGACCTCAGAGCGTTGTGTCACGTCCCGGTGCTATTCGTATCTGGAACTGCTGACAATATGTGTGAGCAG AAACTTCTGGAAAATGTTTTGAAGCAGATGAAGAGCCCCAGCTCTGTGCACTGGGTGGAGGAGGCCAATCACGGCCTGGCAGTAAAGGGAAGGAACGAGGAGTCTGTGCTGGAGGAGGTCAACTCCCAGATCATCACATGGATACAGAAGCATGTCTGA
- the nepro gene encoding nucleolus and neural progenitor protein — translation MAVDVWNKVNIPRPSVVSTCRMDFRAETDRITERVVSHCEDALKLLRSKVLRTEIRLLYEILYVVNNSQRQHKPFRAVKQVEQCINRLNEMKLQGALQDLQELCPNKIQRDVGVEVGECSVPSQPMLEWFCLKLLGASSLLARTLDQCIKAFSLTRQHLRLAEFIVLNLVILSMISRLWVFFRGILRALLPIYKSTIELRQQVAQCVPMAYLTDYNLPQDLESFLGTSHRDLLKVESTTLAPKTSALNKLFQGGTEEQVEDGGEEESQMMQMLAREGPGKSSMDLGTTILREGPFYSASSSDIKSMLLRTHGVSKECVAEVFKKASPVESNISDLALVQQKRAFLKQLRTASSFTEVAVQLKEMMNWCRRCKLHQERRHLAFLLLQCRRMNSLDGEGVRVQKKLRRLCLRVKNVMVKGTEASQPQSSPAFLWRTRCCIKNRFRTLMTRYGSVRNRFTVCRTPSHIAKDLFGVTAKKKGRKNIKVLPKEDFVKQRTLESEVTHSQKENSVVIEDASEKPSNVKKSEIDDIFAMIGF, via the exons ATGGCGGTGGATGTGTGGAATAAAGTGAATATTCCTCGGCCGAGTGTTGTTTCCACGTGTCGAATGGACTTCAGGGCTGAAacag ACAGAATAACAGAACGGGTAGTGTCTCACTGTGAAGATGCGCTGAAACTGCTGCGCAGTAAAGTTCTGCGGACGGAGATCCGCCTGCTGTATGAGATCCTGTACGTGGTGAACAACAGCCAGAGACAGCACAAACCCTTCAGAGCCGTTAAACAG GTGGAACAATGCATAAACCGGCTAAACGAAATGAAACTGCAGGGGGCTCTACAAGACCTTCAGGAGCTGTGCCCCAACAAAATTCAGAG GGATGTTGGGGTGGAAGTTGGAGAGTGCAGCGTGCCCAGTCAGCCCATGCTGGAGTGGTTTTGTCTCAAACTGCTGGGAGCTTCCAGTCTCCTGGCTCGAACCCTGGACCAGTGTATCAAAGCCTTCTC ACTGACGAGGCAGCACCTACGGCTGGCTGAGTTCATTGTGTTGAACTTGGTCATTTTAAGCATGATCAGTCGACTCTG GGTGTTCTTTAGAGGTATCCTGAGAGCCCTCTTGCCCATATACAAGAGCACCATAGAGCTCCGTCAGCAGGTGGCCCAGTGTGTGCCGATGGCCTACCTGACCGATTACAACCTGCCTCAAGATCTGGAAAGCTTTCTAGGCACCTCCCATCGTGACCTGCTCAAGGTAGAGAGTACAACGTTAGCCCCCAAGACCTCTGCCCTCAACAAGCTCTTTCAAGGAGGAACAGAGGAGCAGGTGGAGGATGGAGGAGAAGAGGAAAGCCAGATGATGCAGATGCTGGCCAGAGAGGGACCGGGGAAGTCTAGCATGGATCTAGGGACGACCATTTTACGAGAAGGTCCATTTTACTCTG CCTCTTCATCAGACATAAAATCCATGCTTCTGCGAACCCATGGAGTTTCCAAAGAG TGTGTAGCTGAAGTGTTTAAGAAGGCATCTCCAGTGGAGTCGAACATCTCAGACTTGGCATTAGTCCAGCAGAAGAGAGCATTCTTAAAGCAGCTGAGGACTGCGTCCTCTTTTACCGAGGTGGCCGTCCAGCTGAAGGAGATGATGAACTGGTGCAGGAGGTGTAAGCTGCATCAAGAGCGCCGACATCTGGCTTTCTTACTCCTCCAGTGCCGGAGGATGAATAGTTTGGATGGTGAAGGGGTTCG GGTGCAGAAGAAGCTGAGAAGATTGTGTCTAAGGGTCAAAAATGTGATGGTTAAAGGAACGGAAGCCTCCCAGCCTCAGTCTTCACCTGCTTTTCTGTGGAGGACTCGATGCTGCATAAAGAACCGATTTAGAACGCTTATGACACGTTATGGAAGTGTGAGGAACCGATTCACAGTGTGTAGAACACCTTCTCACATAGCCAAAGATCTTTTTGGCGTGACTGCAAAGAAAAAAGGCAGGAAGAACATAAAGGTTCTGCCAAAAGAAGACTTTGTGAAGCAAAGGACGCTGGAAAGTGAGGTCACGCACAGTCAAAAAGAAAACTCAGTAGTGATTGAGGACGCTTCAGAGAAACCCAGCAATGTGAAAAAGAGTGAGATTGATGACATCTTTGCAATGATTGGATTTTGA